Proteins from a genomic interval of Lolium perenne isolate Kyuss_39 chromosome 1, Kyuss_2.0, whole genome shotgun sequence:
- the LOC127316276 gene encoding uncharacterized protein — MSMGERCTIVDLEARRPSAPLTRLGHQSGGSVALGEGKAQASEEIMQNIVSPDGTLELGTFWLCHPGSEKFNLQGLPPNRKRLPTVNMKGKRYAASEVDQIKVEILMVNVASLVAQDGLDSAAGVLIRNGSTAQFISASCFSPILRTEPTLLFAAACCEGIKIALSYQPTTIVLESHLLFSLRNPLYADPNQQPDIVQLTEFLSQGHPHFIVQSISEESNLAACRLALNVLHIKESYMFFNDPPEWLVPYLDE; from the exons atGTCGATGGGAGAACGATGCACAATCGTCGATCTGGAGGCCCGCCGCCCCTCGGCTCCGTTGACTCGATTGGGTCATCAATCTGGAGGTTCGGTGGCGTTAGGAGAGGGGAAAG CACAAGCATCGGAAGAAATCATGCAGAATATTGTCTCTCCAGATGGGACACTTGAACTCGGAACATTTTGGCTCTGCCACCCTGGGTCAGAGAAATTCAATCTACAGGGGCTGCCGCCGAATAGAAAAA GGCTACCCACAGTAAATATGAAAGGAAAGAGATATGCTGCATCAGAAGTAGACCAGATAAAAGTGGAGATCCTGATGGTGAACGTTGCTTCTTTGGTTGCACAGGATGGACTTGATAGTGCTGCAGGGGTGTTGATTAGGAATGGAAGCACGGCACAGTTTATCAGTGCATCATGTTTCAGTCCGATACTACGCACAGAGCCAACTCTTCTTTTTGCAGCTGCTTGTTGCGAAGGGATTAAAATCGCGCTGTCATATCAACCAACTACTATTGTGCTGGAGTCCCACCTGTTGTTCAGTCTGCGCAACCCGCTATATGCTGATCCGAATCAACAGCCAGATATTGTACAGTTGACAGAGTTCCTGAGCCAGGGTCACCCCCATTTCATAGTCCAGAGCATTTCGGAAGAATCCAATCTTGCTGCTTGTCGATTGGCCCTTAACGTTTTGCACATAAAGGAGTCCTATATGTTCTTCAATGATCCGCCGGAATGGCTTGTCCCTTACTTAGATGAGTGA